A stretch of DNA from Candidatus Dojkabacteria bacterium:
AAAGCATTACGAATCACCAACAAAAACAAAATATACCATTTAGGCTCAAATCACGGTACAATACATCGAAAGATTATTTAAAATTCTAAAAAATATGAAACAGGAGATAAAACAAAAAGAGTCACCAGTTGTCAAAGAGAAGGAAAAACCGAGATTCGGAGTAAGAGATTTTATTGAATTTCTAAAAAACACCAAGACCATTATTGCCTTTTCTATTGCAATAATAAGTGGAAATGCAGTAAACGAACTTGTTTCGGCCCTTGTAAACGGAATTATTACACCCGCAATCGAACTTATAATTCCTAAGGGAGAATTTGAAACAATAACCGTTAAGATTGCAGAAAGTGAATTCCTAATCGGACAATTAATCTCGGCTGCTATTAACCTATTTATAATTCTTGTGCTTATATATATATTCGCAAAATTTGTCTCGAAAGATGACGATCTACTTAATCAAGCTGTTGTAAAAAAGGCAAAAGCAACTGTCAAAAAGACAAAATAATCTAACCGATCTAACCTAATAATGCTTATTGCGCACCCGGCACTTGGATACCTTGTCGGAGAAACCTACAAAAAAAAGAAAAAACTAAAGCTTAGCGACTCTCAAACCGTATTTTGGGTAGTATGGGCGGTAGTAACCGGAATCGGTCCCGACTGGGATTTTTTTCTTGCCCCGCTTACAGGCACTCCAGTGTTTCTGCACAGGCATATGTTTACTCATACCCCTGGATTTTGGATTATTTTAGGGTTAATTCTGCTTTTCACAATTAAGCTTTGGGGCGACAAGTTAACAAAATTAAAACTAATCATTAATCCCAAGCATGCAAAAGATCTAGTTTACGTACTTTTTATAAATGTATTTTTACATCTTTTCACCGACGTTATATCGGGTGCTATTCCCGTATTCTGGCCATTTTCTAACTCTGTTTACACTTTACTAGGAACGGTTCTACCCTACCGATACGACCGTTTGCCACAATTAACAAGTGTACTCATTGTAGCCGAACTGATTATTTGGGTCACTGCGGTTAAAATGTTTTTTACCCGAACACGTCGTGGAAACACGGTTGCTGGCAGTCGCACGACCCTGGTGACAGCCATTCTGGCCTTATTGCTCATATTTATACCCGTGTGCACATTAAGTATACTGACATATCGCCCCG
This window harbors:
- a CDS encoding MscL family protein, giving the protein MKQEIKQKESPVVKEKEKPRFGVRDFIEFLKNTKTIIAFSIAIISGNAVNELVSALVNGIITPAIELIIPKGEFETITVKIAESEFLIGQLISAAINLFIILVLIYIFAKFVSKDDDLLNQAVVKKAKATVKKTK
- a CDS encoding metal-dependent hydrolase, whose product is MLIAHPALGYLVGETYKKKKKLKLSDSQTVFWVVWAVVTGIGPDWDFFLAPLTGTPVFLHRHMFTHTPGFWIILGLILLFTIKLWGDKLTKLKLIINPKHAKDLVYVLFINVFLHLFTDVISGAIPVFWPFSNSVYTLLGTVLPYRYDRLPQLTSVLIVAELIIWVTAVKMFFTRTRRGNTVAGSRTTLVTAILALLLIFIPVCTLSILTYRPAPLNIDYDPDYDKDKIKNTEDNDINGNGLLNISEIYTNEYHEKLKIATEFTANRTTLSLPQELTKYSQYGTLFNLIPNNETLVSYLLMEVGFSIKNDILQDAIIYPERYGIPTKINSYTYPATYTVENLYTYINTYNNMPTKLDTGIIVFTKDIYTEELQVFVIYSVNNALSEVTVLTTSDGWTLEKRLIQVSELVPY